In the Syntrophales bacterium genome, one interval contains:
- a CDS encoding ABC transporter ATP-binding protein, which translates to MLEIRGVTKAFGGIRAVADCTLSLEGLAISGLIGPNGSGKTTLFNIISGLLRPDGGQILFDGVRIDGRPPHRMVRLGLIRTFQLSRVFAGMTVLDNLLLAPRGQHGESLRSLAWRRGAIRRQEALNREKALETLEILGISRLRDEFAGNLSYGQQKLLEMGRAFMTEPKLILLDEPAAGINPSMIRTMIDTIVRMKEAGGRFFIIEHNMDVIVELCEKIFVLDHGEKIAEGTPEEIQSDPKVLEAYLGG; encoded by the coding sequence ATGCTGGAGATCCGGGGCGTCACCAAAGCCTTCGGCGGCATCCGGGCCGTGGCGGACTGTACCCTGAGCCTGGAGGGGCTGGCCATATCCGGGCTCATCGGCCCCAACGGCAGCGGCAAGACGACCCTCTTCAACATTATCTCGGGCCTGCTGCGGCCCGACGGGGGTCAGATTCTCTTCGACGGTGTCCGGATCGACGGCCGGCCGCCCCACCGGATGGTCCGCCTGGGGCTGATCCGGACCTTTCAGCTTTCCCGGGTCTTCGCCGGCATGACCGTCCTGGACAACCTGCTCCTGGCGCCCCGGGGACAGCACGGCGAATCCCTGCGGTCCCTTGCCTGGAGGCGGGGTGCAATCCGGCGGCAGGAGGCCCTCAATCGTGAGAAGGCCCTGGAGACGCTGGAGATCCTGGGAATTTCCAGGCTCCGGGACGAGTTTGCCGGGAACCTCTCCTACGGGCAACAGAAGCTGCTGGAGATGGGCCGGGCCTTCATGACGGAGCCGAAGCTGATCCTGCTGGACGAGCCGGCGGCGGGCATCAATCCCTCCATGATCCGGACGATGATCGATACGATCGTGCGGATGAAGGAGGCCGGAGGCCGGTTTTTCATCATCGAGCACAACATGGACGTCATCGTCGAGTTGTGCGAAAAGATCTTCGTTCTGGACCACGGGGAGAAGATCGCCGAGGGAACACCCGAGGAGATCCAGAGCGATCCCAAGGTGCTCGAGGCCTATCTCGGAGGATGA
- a CDS encoding ABC transporter ATP-binding protein: protein MSVSHGENGPAVILEVEEVFAGYGKIEVLHGTSIRVREGEIVCIIGPNGSGKSTLLKTVVGLLKPTRGSVRLSGREVGRLDPQEKVRLGMAYIPQGRNVFPSLTVMENLQMGGVSLGDARAVRQAVEKVLEDYPVLRERARQQAGNLSGGEKQILALARAVMTRPRLILLDEPSIGLAPRIIEDIYNRLQEINRGGVSLAVVEQNARKALSVADRGYVLDLGVTRLEDTGAHLLDNEEVRRLYLGEKGNGPDPAPQDPPSRR, encoded by the coding sequence ATGAGCGTGTCACACGGGGAAAACGGGCCGGCGGTGATTCTGGAGGTGGAGGAGGTCTTCGCCGGCTACGGCAAGATCGAGGTCCTGCACGGGACGTCCATCCGCGTCCGGGAAGGGGAGATCGTCTGCATCATCGGTCCCAACGGCTCCGGGAAGTCGACCCTCCTGAAGACGGTCGTCGGCCTCCTCAAGCCCACCCGGGGATCCGTGCGCCTCTCCGGGCGGGAAGTGGGACGCCTGGATCCGCAGGAGAAGGTCCGCTTGGGGATGGCCTACATTCCCCAGGGGAGGAACGTGTTCCCGTCGCTGACCGTAATGGAGAATCTCCAGATGGGAGGCGTGTCCCTGGGTGACGCGAGAGCCGTCCGGCAAGCCGTGGAGAAGGTCCTGGAGGACTACCCCGTGCTCCGGGAGCGGGCGCGCCAGCAGGCGGGCAATCTCTCCGGCGGGGAGAAGCAGATCCTGGCCCTGGCACGGGCCGTTATGACCCGGCCGCGGCTGATCCTGCTGGACGAGCCGTCCATCGGCCTGGCGCCCAGGATTATCGAAGACATCTACAACCGGCTCCAGGAGATCAACCGGGGGGGAGTCAGCCTCGCCGTGGTCGAGCAGAACGCCCGGAAGGCCCTCTCCGTCGCCGATCGGGGGTACGTGCTGGACCTCGGGGTTACGCGCCTGGAAGACACGGGGGCGCACCTTCTGGACAACGAGGAGGTCCGGAGGCTTTACCTGGGGGAGAAGGGGAACGGTCCGGATCCGGCGCCTCAGGACCCGCCGTCCCGGCGGTAG
- a CDS encoding branched-chain amino acid ABC transporter permease, whose translation MDILLQSVVNGILAGCIYALFAMGLTLIYGVLNFVNFAHGELIMWGAYFLYIFISEPFSLPLVVAVFPAILCTVFLGIAMDFAVFRPLRKADRLTLLIAAMGLSFLLRNAAQFFWGAEVQTYGLEITRGYRYLGVSLTANQILIIVVTVICVIGVYLLFFRTSIGKSMRAVSDNLDLARVVGINARRSIRAAWIVSAALAGTGGILLALDTNLNPEMGVINLVKAFAATLIGGVGNLWGALLGGLLIGLAENLSVLVISPGYKDAVAFAIMVVILLTRPYIVTGKRMD comes from the coding sequence ATGGACATTCTCCTTCAATCCGTCGTCAACGGCATTCTCGCGGGCTGCATCTATGCCCTCTTCGCCATGGGGCTGACGCTGATCTACGGGGTCCTCAACTTCGTCAATTTCGCCCATGGCGAGTTGATCATGTGGGGGGCCTATTTCCTGTACATCTTCATCTCGGAGCCCTTTTCCCTGCCCCTCGTCGTGGCCGTCTTCCCGGCGATCCTCTGCACCGTCTTCCTCGGTATCGCCATGGACTTCGCCGTCTTCCGTCCCCTCCGGAAGGCGGACCGGCTGACGCTCCTCATCGCCGCCATGGGTCTCTCGTTCCTGCTCCGGAACGCCGCCCAGTTCTTCTGGGGGGCCGAAGTGCAGACCTACGGCCTCGAGATCACACGGGGCTACCGATACCTGGGGGTGAGCCTGACGGCGAACCAGATCCTGATCATCGTGGTCACGGTGATCTGCGTGATCGGGGTCTATCTCCTGTTCTTCCGGACCAGCATCGGCAAATCCATGCGGGCCGTCTCGGACAACCTGGACCTGGCCCGGGTGGTCGGGATCAACGCCCGGCGCTCCATCCGGGCGGCCTGGATCGTCTCGGCGGCCCTGGCCGGGACGGGAGGGATTCTCCTGGCCCTGGACACGAACCTGAATCCCGAGATGGGCGTCATCAACCTCGTCAAGGCCTTCGCCGCCACGCTGATCGGCGGCGTCGGGAACCTCTGGGGGGCGCTCCTGGGCGGTCTCCTCATCGGCCTGGCGGAAAACTTGAGCGTGCTGGTCATCTCCCCGGGGTACAAGGACGCCGTGGCCTTCGCGATCATGGTGGTGATTCTGCTGACACGTCCATACATCGTCACGGGAAAGAGGATGGATTGA
- a CDS encoding branched-chain amino acid ABC transporter permease, giving the protein MDLLLHLCVVIAIYSIFAMSLNLEVGYTGLFNFGHVAFLGIGAYASALLSLAGFPFFLCLAAGLAAAGLAGFLLSIPALRLQGDYFGIATLGFGEILRLVFQNEVWLTKGPMGLPGIPKPEMLGVRFESLPEYLGLAVVAALLTYLAMGLVTESPFGRALRAVRDDETAAEILGKNAFAFKTRSFVIGSVFAGLAGVLWAHYTSFISPSDFTLNETIVVLLIVVLGGKGTRPGPVVGAIALIFLQESLRFLRLPPEWTRYLGPMQQMVFGALLVALMVFRPEGIMREKRRK; this is encoded by the coding sequence ATGGATCTGCTCCTGCACCTGTGCGTCGTCATCGCCATCTATTCGATCTTCGCCATGAGCCTCAACCTCGAGGTGGGCTACACGGGGCTGTTCAACTTCGGCCACGTGGCCTTCCTCGGCATCGGCGCCTATGCATCGGCCCTTCTCAGCCTCGCCGGATTTCCCTTTTTCCTGTGCCTGGCGGCCGGCCTCGCCGCGGCGGGCCTGGCGGGCTTTCTCCTGAGCATCCCGGCCCTCCGCCTTCAGGGGGATTACTTCGGCATCGCCACCCTGGGCTTCGGGGAGATCCTCCGCCTCGTCTTCCAGAACGAGGTGTGGCTGACCAAGGGGCCCATGGGACTTCCGGGCATTCCGAAGCCGGAGATGCTGGGGGTCCGGTTCGAAAGCCTCCCGGAATACCTGGGCCTGGCGGTGGTCGCGGCGCTCTTGACGTACCTCGCCATGGGGCTGGTCACGGAGAGCCCCTTCGGCCGAGCCCTCCGGGCCGTCCGGGACGACGAGACGGCGGCGGAGATCCTCGGGAAGAACGCCTTTGCCTTCAAGACCCGCTCCTTCGTCATCGGTTCCGTCTTCGCGGGATTGGCGGGGGTTCTCTGGGCGCATTACACCTCTTTCATCAGCCCGTCGGACTTCACGCTCAACGAGACGATCGTGGTGCTCCTGATCGTGGTTCTCGGCGGAAAGGGGACCCGTCCGGGGCCCGTGGTGGGCGCCATTGCCCTCATCTTTCTCCAGGAGTCCCTGCGCTTCCTCCGGCTGCCCCCGGAGTGGACGCGATACCTGGGCCCCATGCAGCAGATGGTCTTCGGGGCGCTCCTGGTGGCCCTGATGGTGTTTCGGCCCGAGGGCATCATGCGGGAAAAGAGGAGGAAGTGA